The Streptomyces sp. NBC_00510 genomic interval GCTCCAGGGTGATCTCCACGGTGGTCGAGCCGGGTGGCACGGGCATTCCGCCCTCGGCCCAGCCCCAGGTGAACACCAGCCGCTTGGGCGGGTCCAGTACGACGAACCGGCCCTCGGCCACGTTCTCGCCGGTGATGTTGGTCCGGTAGTCACCGCCGGGCGCGAACACGAACTCGCCCTCCCGGCCCATCCAGGACAGCCACTTGTCCCGGTCAGTGAAGAAGGAGAACACGGTCTCGGGACGGGCGGCGATGTGCCGCTCGACCGTGACCACGCCGTCGCTCGCTGTGCCGCTCACGTGCCCGTTCCTTCCGCCCGCTCGGCGGCCTCGGCCAGTTCGGCGAGGGCGTCGAGCTTGGTAGCCCACATCGACTGCAGGTAGTCGGCCAGCGGGCCCATGCCTTCGCGGTCCGCGCGGTAGAACCGCTTTTTGCCGTCCTGGCGCAGCGTAACCAGGCCGAAGTCCCTGAGCACCTTCAGGTGCTGGGAGACCGCGCCGAAGGTGACGTCGAACCGCTCGGCGATCTCGCCCGCCGACAGCTCCGAGTCCCAGACCAGCCGCAGGATCTCGCGCCGCCTGGGCTCGGCGACTGCCCCTACCGCATCCATGCAGATCATTTTAGCGGACACTGCAATTTGCCAAGTGAATCATTTTAGTGTGCACTAAAGCACGCTTCAGGCGCTCCCGCCGGATCCACGATGAGAAGGACGCTCCATGGCTGACATCGCTCTACAGATCCGTATCGCCGCCGACCCGGAGACCGTCTACCGCGCCATCTCCACCCCCGAAGGCGTCGCCGGCTGGTTCACCACCGGAGCCGAGATCGGCGAGGGCGTCGGCGCCCTGCACCGGCTGTCGTTCCCCGGTGCACCGATGACCTGGGACTTCCGCATCGACGAGGCTGCGGCGGGCAAGCGCCTGGCGCAGACCGTCGTCGCGGGACCCCCGCAGTGGATCGACACCGAGATCGTCTATGCCCTGGAGGTGCATCCCGAAGCTGGCACGGTGGCTCGGTTCGACCACACCGGGTTCGCCGAGACGGACGACATGTTCCGCGAGGTCACGATGGGCTGGGCCGGCATGTTCGCCCGCCTGAAGGAGTACGTGGAGACCGGCACCCCGGTCCCGTACTTCACCCTCTGAGCCCACCCGGTCTCCCCGCACACAAGGAGCAGCAATGTCCGAGATCACCTTCCGGACCGACATCGACGCTGGCCGCACCCAGGTCTACGAGGCGCTGAACACCCACGACGGCCTCATCGCCTGGTGGACCACCGGAGTGAACCGAGAGGGCGAGATCCTCCTCTTCGACTTCCCGCAGATCCCCGAGCCCTTCCGGCTCCGCCGGGACCGCGCGGACACCGAGGAGATCGTGTGGACCTCCATCGGCGACTTCCCGCCCCACTGGTCCGGCACCGTCATCACCTGGCAGCTGACCGACACCCCCAACGGGACCGGCACCCGGGTGGACTTCCGGCACGCCGGCTTCGCAGCCGACGACCCCGGCCTCCCGCACACCGCCGACACCTGGGGTCAGCTGATGGACCGGCTCAGGCAGTACACCGAGACGGGCACCCCCCAGCCCTTCTTCACCCTCTGAGCGGCACACCGATGACGATCGACGTGACGGCCGAGCGGGTGATCCCGCTCCCGCCCGGCCGGGTGGCGGCGTACGCCAGACTGGCGCCACGATGCCGACTGGACGCAGGGCATCCGCGAGGCGGCCCTGACCCGGGAGGCGGATGGCGGCGGGTTCGGAATTGGAGCGGAGGTAACCCGCACCGCGTATTTCCTCGGCAGGCGGATCGACTACGTGCTGCGCGTCGCCGCCTACGAGCCCCCGAGGCTGCTGGACATGGTCTCGGTCGCCGGCCCGATGCCGATGCACGTGACCTACAGCTTCGCCCCGCTCCCCGACGGCGGCACGCAGGCCCGGATCCGCGTGCGCGGTGACGCCTCCGGCCTCTACCGGCTGGCCGGACCGATGATGGGGCGCAAGGGCGCTCGTCGCTGGTGGAGGACCTCCAGGACCTGGTGCAGCAGGTGAGCAGCCGCACGCGAGGATGAGGACGGTCATGGCACGACGAAGGACCGGCGGAACGCTTCCGGGCCAGGCTCGGTACGGATCCGGGCATCACGGAGAAGCGGATGTTCGGCGGGCTGGCGTTCTTGTACGAGGGCAACGTGGCGGTCGGGGTGGCCGGGGACCAACCGATGGTCAGGGTCGGCCCGGACGCCACCGAGGCCGCCCTGGCACGGCCCGGGACGCGGCCCTTCGAATCCACCGGGCGCCCGATGCGCGGCTGGGTCGTCGTGACCGCGTCCGCCGTGTCCGAGGACGAAGCCCCGGCTACCTGGACCGGCGCCTGCGCCACTTGCCACCGCGACATACCCACCTCAATACCGACCTGCCCAAGCACTACGAGACAGCGGGCAGCAAAAAGGAAGGCCAAACACCGGCCGCGGGCTGGTCGTTAAGCCTCGCTGACGCGCCGAAACACAATCCCGCCCCGTCGCTGGCACAAGGCGGCGCGGCACACAGCCGTGCGGCGCCAGGCCACCCCAGCCCGGCAGCGCCGCTCCCTGCCATTCCACCCAGCGCGGATCGTCCACCGCCAGGTCCAGGTCCGCATCCGCGCAGCCGGCTGTGACCGCAGAATATGCATCGCCCGCGCCCAGGCGTCTACTGCGGCGTGCGCCGATGCCTGCCTGCGCAAGCCGGCGCGATACCGAGGCGACAGTGACGACTGGAAGTTCAGGGCACGCGCAGTACTACGGGGGGCTGTTTTTTGCCCCGCGAAGCCGTTGCGCAGCCTGACACGGGCCTGACCAAGCCCGTGCTCCCAAACGATCAAGCGCGCCCTCCACCCGATGCCACGCGCTGGACCGCCGCTGGTGATATTCCAGCGCCGCCGCATATTCCGATTCATCGAGCATGGGTAGGGGCTGCCGCCACGGTGTTGATGTGTCGATGTTCGGCGCGGCCTGGGCAATGTGCCCGGCTGTTGCTTCGGCTTCCTTGTCGTCCCGTGCGGAGGAGGCGAGAAGGCGAAATGGGGCGGAGGGCCGGAGTTCGACGTACACCGCGGGCCTGCCCCATCGCACGGCAGCGAAGTCCTTCCCGGCCTGATGGCAGCGCGTGCCAATACACAGGGTGCCGGAAATGCAGAGGCCGCGCTCGTGAACACCGCGCACGGCTCGCCACCAGTCAGGCTCGACCGTCACTCGACACACGGCCTCCAGAGGCACACGCACGTCGCGGTGATGGGCGGCCGCCTTTTCCCACCACGCCAAATGCACGACCACTTGATCTTCTGTGGCGAGTATCCCTGCCACGGTTGAGCGCCTCCCCTCCATCCTCGCTCCAGGAATCCACTGACTCCCAGTACACACCCCATCGTGGCCACTTCGCCTCAGTGACGGCTGCGGGAGGCTTCGACCGCGTCCTTGACCCGGTCCAAAAGTGAGGCGAACGGGCCCAGCACCCATTGCGCTGTCGTTGATCCGGCGACCTTGGGATGCGGGTGTGTGGGCGCCACGGAAAGGACCGACTGCAGGTGGTAGCCCATGGTCCTCAATTGATCTCGGTCACAACCGGCCAGCACGGCGGGGAACTCCTGCTGTTCCTCCCGTTCGGCATGCGTGATGACGGCTCGTTCGAAGTAGGCGAACTTCTTGTCGAACTCGTCGCTGTCGACATCCATCGTCTCGAGTTCGGCCAGTGTCTCGCTGGCGAATTTTTCCTCGAGGTTGCGTGCCTCGACCTCTGCCTCGCCGGCGGCGCGTTTGGCAACCGGCCGCAGGATCATCTCCTCGGCGGTCTCGTGGACGGCGAGTGTGGCACGGAGCTTGTCGAACCACTGCTGCCTCTCATCGCCCCGCGTTTTCTTCACGTTCGAGAACAGGTCCCGGATGTGAGCGTGCTGCTGCAATAGGATGCGTACGACATTGCCACCCGGCAGGTCGTCTGCTTGTTGACGTTCGGTTTTCGCGTCGCCCATGGCTCTCCACCCGCTCACGTAGCGTCGGTGCATTTCTCGAGCCTCCCAACGGAGCACCTGACCGCAACGAGCTGCCCCAAACGAAACGCCTACTCGTCGGGCCTCCTCTGCCGAGATCAGGCTGAATAGGCAGGAGCACGTTCAGCCTGCTGATCAGTCCTGCGATCAGTGCCCCCGGCCGCAGTCGCAGGCGGCGGTTGACGAACGGGCCCATGACACGGCTCCGACTGGTCAGCGTCACCAGCGGAATCAGCGCGAACGGTATCCCGAATTCGCGGCGATGGCGGAGTCGATCGACTGGTTCAGCACGGAATGGCGGCCGGGCGACCAGTGACCTAAGGCGAGGCCCACCACCACAAGGTCAATGATCAAGGCGGTCGTAGCCAGGATCACACGCGGGGTCCGGCACGAACAGACTCATCCGGTAGGTGGTCGGGTGCGCCCGGCCCCCGCAAAACCTGTCGATCCGGATCATGGCATCGCTGTCGAACCGCTCGTCTAATGAAGCGCCGGCCCAATAAGCCGCTCTGCATCCGGGGATGAGTGCCGACGCGTCAGACGGGTCCATGTTCGGCGGGGCCGCGCAGGGCGCCCGCCCGGCCCTCACCACGTAACCGGGCGGGCTGCTTGGGGGACCTAGGGGCTTCGCTCCGCGTGGGCGGGGATTAGCAGATTCCAGCCGATGCCGGAGCAGTCCTTCGGGACCGGTGGGAAGGTGTGGCCCTCCACATCCGTGCTGACGAAGCGGTGGCCTTGGCCGCAGGTGCATTCATAGATGCCGCTGACCGGGACCTTCTTTCCGGGGAGATGCACGCGGGTGTTCTCGTCCATCACGTCCTCCTCACCGACCGGGGCCCGAGTGGAGCAGACCCCGGCCTGCAAGGCGCTGACCGCCGAGAGAGGGGAGCCTCTCGGGGA includes:
- a CDS encoding SRPBCC domain-containing protein, with protein sequence MSGTASDGVVTVERHIAARPETVFSFFTDRDKWLSWMGREGEFVFAPGGDYRTNITGENVAEGRFVVLDPPKRLVFTWGWAEGGMPVPPGSTTVEITLEPISDGTLLRLVHSGLPSPEACAAHEEGWTHYVQRLAVRAEGSDPGPDQWM
- a CDS encoding metalloregulator ArsR/SmtB family transcription factor; the protein is MDAVGAVAEPRRREILRLVWDSELSAGEIAERFDVTFGAVSQHLKVLRDFGLVTLRQDGKKRFYRADREGMGPLADYLQSMWATKLDALAELAEAAERAEGTGT
- a CDS encoding SRPBCC domain-containing protein encodes the protein MADIALQIRIAADPETVYRAISTPEGVAGWFTTGAEIGEGVGALHRLSFPGAPMTWDFRIDEAAAGKRLAQTVVAGPPQWIDTEIVYALEVHPEAGTVARFDHTGFAETDDMFREVTMGWAGMFARLKEYVETGTPVPYFTL
- a CDS encoding SRPBCC domain-containing protein: MSEITFRTDIDAGRTQVYEALNTHDGLIAWWTTGVNREGEILLFDFPQIPEPFRLRRDRADTEEIVWTSIGDFPPHWSGTVITWQLTDTPNGTGTRVDFRHAGFAADDPGLPHTADTWGQLMDRLRQYTETGTPQPFFTL
- a CDS encoding TfoX/Sxy family protein — protein: MTEKRMFGGLAFLYEGNVAVGVAGDQPMVRVGPDATEAALARPGTRPFESTGRPMRGWVVVTASAVSEDEAPATWTGACATCHRDIPTSIPTCPSTTRQRAAKRKAKHRPRAGR
- a CDS encoding hemerythrin domain-containing protein, with protein sequence MGDAKTERQQADDLPGGNVVRILLQQHAHIRDLFSNVKKTRGDERQQWFDKLRATLAVHETAEEMILRPVAKRAAGEAEVEARNLEEKFASETLAELETMDVDSDEFDKKFAYFERAVITHAEREEQQEFPAVLAGCDRDQLRTMGYHLQSVLSVAPTHPHPKVAGSTTAQWVLGPFASLLDRVKDAVEASRSRH